A single Lolium perenne isolate Kyuss_39 chromosome 6, Kyuss_2.0, whole genome shotgun sequence DNA region contains:
- the LOC127321009 gene encoding DUF21 domain-containing protein At4g14240 isoform X2 produces the protein MEALPIFLDRIFNPVLAVVLSVTFVLAFGEVIPQAICTRYGLAVGASFVWLVRILMIITYPISYPIGKLLDCALGHDESAYFRRAQLKALVSIHGKEAGKGGELTHDETTIISGALDLTEKTAEEAMTPIESTFSLDVDSKLDWEAIGKILARGHSRVPVYSGNPRNVIGLLLVKSLLTVRAEIETPVSAVSIRRIPRVPADMPLYDILNEFQKGGSHMAAVVKAKPKNAPAPDKTEPYMEAAASTNLNAPLLSNTEERADIVIVDTERQHNTRSNTVASISEDIDDSPVIGIITLEDVFEELLQEEIVDETDEYVDVHKRIRVAAAVAASAVLRAPSYRKLINQKAAGTLGQPEQPTGILKKPTGDSNPSKHKVILVERHL, from the exons ATGGAG gctctccctaTATTCCTTGACAGGATTTTCAATCCTGTTCTTGCTGTTGTCTTGTCAGTGACATTTGTTCTTGCTTTTGGAGAG GTTATACCACAAGCAATATGTACTAGGTATGGGCTCGCGGTAGGTGCTAGCTTTGTATGGCTTGTACGCATCCTCATGATCATCACCTATCCTATTTCATACCCTATTGGGAAG CTACTAGACTGTGCTCTTGGGCATGATGAATCTGCGTATTTCCGGCGAGCTCAATTGAAAGCTCTTGTTTCTATCCATGGCAAAGAG GCTGGTAAGGGTGGAGAGCTTACTCACGATGAGACTACAATCATAAGTGGAGCGTTGGACTTGACAGAAAAG ACCGCCGAAGAAGCTATGACACCTATTGAATCAACTTTTTCATTAGATGTGGACTCCAAGTTGGATTG GGAAGCAATTGGTAAAATTCTTGCCCGGGGCCACAGCCGTGTGCCTGTGTATTCAGGAAATCCTAGAAATGTTATTGGTCTCCTGTTG GTGAAAAGTCTTCTGACAGTTCGTGCTGAAATAGAGACGCCAGTCAGTGCTGTTTCCATTAGAAGGATTCCCAG GGTTCCTGCCGACATGCCTTTGTATGATATACTGAACGAGTTTCAGAAAGGAGGTAGCCATATGGCTGCTGTTGTGAAGGCAAAACCCAAAAATGCACCAGCTCCTGATAAAACTGAACCATATATGGAGGCAGCTGCCTCAACAAACCTGAATGCACCCTTACTATCCAATACTGAAGAAAGGGCGGATATTGTGATTGTTGATACTGAAAGACAACATAACACGCGGTCAAACACAGTGGCTAGCATATCAGAAGATATAGATGATAGTCCAGTCATTGGAATCATCACACTCGAAGACGTATTTGAAGAACTCTTGCAG GAGGAGATAGTTGATGAGACGGATGAATATGTTGATGTTCATAAAAG GATCCGAGTCGCTGCTGCAGTTGCCGCATCGGCAGTTTTAAGGGCTCCATCTTACCGGAAATTAATCAATCAAAAGGCTGCA GGGACGCTTGGTCAACCAGAACAGCCTACTGGAATTCTGAAGAAACCTACTGGTGATTCAAATCCGTCAAAACATAAAGTGATCCTTGTTGAGCGTCATCTATAA
- the LOC127321009 gene encoding DUF21 domain-containing protein At4g14240 isoform X1, with product MASAGRVRAASLAAVAVRMVAATARPLSSAAPAAMVRGEDTEFGSASWWAYAGVSCFLVLFAGIMSGLTLGLMSLGIVDLEILLRSGTNAEKAQAAAIFPVVQKQHQLLVTLLLCNACAMEALPIFLDRIFNPVLAVVLSVTFVLAFGEVIPQAICTRYGLAVGASFVWLVRILMIITYPISYPIGKLLDCALGHDESAYFRRAQLKALVSIHGKEAGKGGELTHDETTIISGALDLTEKTAEEAMTPIESTFSLDVDSKLDWEAIGKILARGHSRVPVYSGNPRNVIGLLLVKSLLTVRAEIETPVSAVSIRRIPRVPADMPLYDILNEFQKGGSHMAAVVKAKPKNAPAPDKTEPYMEAAASTNLNAPLLSNTEERADIVIVDTERQHNTRSNTVASISEDIDDSPVIGIITLEDVFEELLQEEIVDETDEYVDVHKRIRVAAAVAASAVLRAPSYRKLINQKAAGTLGQPEQPTGILKKPTGDSNPSKHKVILVERHL from the exons ATGGCGTCGGCTGGGAGGGTGCGGGCGGCGAgcctggcggcggtggcggtgcggatggtggcggcgacggcgcggccgCTGTCGAGCGCAGCGCCGGCGGCGATGGTGCGGGGCGAGGACACGGAGTTCGGGTCGGCGTCGTGGTGGGCGTACGCGGGCGTGTCCTGCTTCCTGGTGCTGTTCGCCGGGATCATGTCGGGGCTCACCCTGGGGCTCATGTCGCTGGGCATCGTGGATCTGGAGATCCTCCTGCGCAGCGGCACCAATGCCGAGAAGGCTCAGGCCG CTGCTATATTTCCAGTTGTTCAAAAGCAGCACCAGCTTCTTGTCACTTTGCTGTTGTGTAATGCTTGCGCCATGGAG gctctccctaTATTCCTTGACAGGATTTTCAATCCTGTTCTTGCTGTTGTCTTGTCAGTGACATTTGTTCTTGCTTTTGGAGAG GTTATACCACAAGCAATATGTACTAGGTATGGGCTCGCGGTAGGTGCTAGCTTTGTATGGCTTGTACGCATCCTCATGATCATCACCTATCCTATTTCATACCCTATTGGGAAG CTACTAGACTGTGCTCTTGGGCATGATGAATCTGCGTATTTCCGGCGAGCTCAATTGAAAGCTCTTGTTTCTATCCATGGCAAAGAG GCTGGTAAGGGTGGAGAGCTTACTCACGATGAGACTACAATCATAAGTGGAGCGTTGGACTTGACAGAAAAG ACCGCCGAAGAAGCTATGACACCTATTGAATCAACTTTTTCATTAGATGTGGACTCCAAGTTGGATTG GGAAGCAATTGGTAAAATTCTTGCCCGGGGCCACAGCCGTGTGCCTGTGTATTCAGGAAATCCTAGAAATGTTATTGGTCTCCTGTTG GTGAAAAGTCTTCTGACAGTTCGTGCTGAAATAGAGACGCCAGTCAGTGCTGTTTCCATTAGAAGGATTCCCAG GGTTCCTGCCGACATGCCTTTGTATGATATACTGAACGAGTTTCAGAAAGGAGGTAGCCATATGGCTGCTGTTGTGAAGGCAAAACCCAAAAATGCACCAGCTCCTGATAAAACTGAACCATATATGGAGGCAGCTGCCTCAACAAACCTGAATGCACCCTTACTATCCAATACTGAAGAAAGGGCGGATATTGTGATTGTTGATACTGAAAGACAACATAACACGCGGTCAAACACAGTGGCTAGCATATCAGAAGATATAGATGATAGTCCAGTCATTGGAATCATCACACTCGAAGACGTATTTGAAGAACTCTTGCAG GAGGAGATAGTTGATGAGACGGATGAATATGTTGATGTTCATAAAAG GATCCGAGTCGCTGCTGCAGTTGCCGCATCGGCAGTTTTAAGGGCTCCATCTTACCGGAAATTAATCAATCAAAAGGCTGCA GGGACGCTTGGTCAACCAGAACAGCCTACTGGAATTCTGAAGAAACCTACTGGTGATTCAAATCCGTCAAAACATAAAGTGATCCTTGTTGAGCGTCATCTATAA
- the LOC127321010 gene encoding probable LRR receptor-like serine/threonine-protein kinase At5g45780 translates to MARLLLPVAGGAGSVLVVAVAAWLLAAGGVSVSAGDPPLSPKGLNYEVAALMAVKSRMRDEKGVMAGWDINSVDPCTWSMVTCSPDAFVVSLQMANNGLSGALSPSIGNLSYLQTMLLQNNRISGDIPPEVGKLAKLKALDLSGNQFVGGIPNSLGQLTQLNYLRLDKNSLSGQIPIDVAHLPGLTFLDVSFNNLSGPVPKIYAHDYSLVGNKFLCNSSILHGCNDLKGGTNDTVSKPPSKAKNHHQLALAISLSVTFAIIFVVFFVCWLSYCRWRLPFASADQDLEMELGHLKHFSFHELQSATDNFNSKNILGQGGFGVVYKGCLRSGTLVAVKRLKDPDVTGEVQFQTEVELIGLAVHRNLLRLYGFCMTSKERLLVYPYMPNGSVADRLREYHHGKPSLDWSKRMRIAIGAARGLLYLHEQCNPKIIHRDVKAANILLDESFEAVVGDFGLAKLLDRQDSHVTTAVRGTIGHIAPEYLSTGQSSEKTDVYGFGILLLELITGPKTLSNGHGQSQKGMILDWVRELKEEKKLDKLVDRDLKDSFDIAELECSVDVILQCTLTNPILRPKMSEVLQALESHVTLAENGVDLNRETLPYGGSCSFSVRHEDPHDSSSFIIEPIELSGPR, encoded by the exons ATGGCGAGGCTACTACTACCCGTCGCCGGCGGCGCTGGCTCCGTTCTGGTGGTGGCAGTCGCCGCGTGGCTCCTCGCCGCCGGTGGTGTGTCCGTGTCGGCCGGGGACCCGCCGCTCTCGCCCAAGGGGCTCAACTACGAAG TGGCGGCGCTGATGGCGGTGAAGAGCCGGATGCGGGACGAGAAGGGGGTGATGGCCGGGTGGGACATCAACTCCGTCGACCCCTGCACCTGGTCCATGGTCACCTGCTCCCCCGACGCCTTCGTCGTCTCCCT GCAGATGGCCAACAACGGCTTGTCAGGCGCGCTGTCGCCCAGCATCGGGAACCTCAGCTACTTGCAGACAAT GTTACTACAGAATAACAGAATATCAGGTGACATTCCTCCAGAGGTAGGGAAGCTAGCGAAGctgaaagctcttgatctttctgGTAACCAATTTGTTGGTGGAATCCCGAATTCATTGGGCCAGCTGACTCAACTAAATTATCT GCGCCTTGATAAGAACAGCTTGTCTGGACAAATACCTATAGATGTTGCACACCTTCCAGGTCTCACATTCCT TGACGTATCATTCAACAACTTGAGCGGCCCAGTTCCAAAAATCTATGCACATGACTATAG TCTTGTGGGAAACAAGTTCCTTTGTAATTCGTCAATTCTGCATGGTTGTAATGATCTTAAAGGAGGAACCAACG ATACAGTGTCTAAACCACCAAGTAAAGCGAAGAACCATCATCAATTAGCACTGGCTATTTCTTTAAGTGTCACCTTTGCCATAATCTTTGTCGTATTCTTTGTATGCTGGCTAAGCTATTGCAGATGGCGCTTGCCTTTTGCTTCTGCTG ATCAAGATCTTGAAATGGAACTGGGTCATCTGAAGCATTTTTCGTTTCACGAGCTGCAAAGTGCAACAGACAATTTTAATTCAAAGAATATACTAGGCCAAGGCGGTTTTGGTGTTGTTTATAAAGGCTGTCTTAGAAGCGGAACTTTAGTGGCAGTCAAGAGGTTAAAAGATCCTGACGTTACTGGTGAAGTTCAGTTCCAGACAGAAGTTGAGTTGATTGGCCTAGCTGTGCACAGGAACCTTTTGCGCTTGTATGGGTTTTGCATGACCTCCAAAGAAAGGTTGCTTGTATATCCGTATATGCCAAATGGCAGTGTTGCTGACCGCCTGAGAG AGTATCACCATGGAAAACCTTCTCTTGATTGGAGCAAACGTATGCGTATTGCCATTGGGGCTGCTAGGGGACTACTATATCTTCACGAACAATGTAATCCTAAGATCATTCACAGGGATGTCAAAGCAGCAAACATATTGCTTGATGAAAGTTTTGAAGCTGTGGTTGGGGATTTTGGATTGGCAAAACTACTTGACCGACAAGATTCCCATGTTACTACTGCAGTTCGGGGCACTATTGGTCATATTGCTCCAGAGTATCTCTCAACAGGACAGTCTTCAGAAAAGACTGACGTTTATGGGTTTGGTATTCTACTATTGGAACTGATTACTGGACCTAAAACCTTGAGCAATGGACATGGTCAGTCCCAAAAGGGGATGATTCTAGATTGG GTTAGAGAACTCAAGGAGGAAAAGAAACTGGATAAACTAGTTGACAGGGATCTCAAAGATTCGTTCGACATAGCCGAGCTAGAGTGTTCAGTCGATGTGATTCTCCAATGCACGCTGACCAATCCTATTCTGCGTCCCAAGATGTCAGAGGTTCTCCAGGCCCTTGAGTCTCATGTCACGCTAGCAGAGAATGGAGTAGACTTGAATAGAGAAACGCTGCCTTATGGAGGCTCGTGCAGTTTCTCCGTGAGACATGAGGATCCGCACGACTCGTCCTCCTTCATAATAGAGCCAATTGAGCTATCCGGACCCAGATGA